A genomic region of Natronoarchaeum mannanilyticum contains the following coding sequences:
- a CDS encoding biotin--[acetyl-CoA-carboxylase] ligase produces MNDTRRSVLDALDDGPVTGPDLAERLGVSRAAIWKHVEALREDGFEIASRDDGYELESVPEFGGPAVEYGLEAPFDVEYHESVPSTNAVARDLADDGASDVVVLADEQTGGRGRLDREWSSPSGGVWLSIVLRPDLPPARVPVITLAAAVAITDAAREAGVDAEIKWPNDVLVGERKLAGILTEMEGEADRVSWVIPGLGINANVDAEELPEGATSIQAEVGVIERRLFVQRLLERFDELRSDPEAVLDAWRERASTLGRDVRVETPDGVVEGEAIDVELPGTLLVETDDGVVRVHAGDCEHLRPA; encoded by the coding sequence ATGAACGACACGCGCCGGAGCGTCCTCGACGCCCTGGACGACGGCCCCGTGACCGGCCCGGACCTCGCGGAGCGACTCGGCGTCTCGCGGGCGGCGATCTGGAAGCACGTCGAGGCGCTGCGCGAGGACGGCTTCGAGATCGCGAGCCGCGACGACGGGTACGAACTCGAATCGGTCCCCGAGTTCGGCGGCCCCGCCGTCGAGTACGGGCTCGAAGCGCCGTTCGACGTCGAGTATCACGAAAGCGTGCCGAGCACGAACGCCGTCGCCCGCGACCTAGCCGACGACGGGGCGAGCGACGTCGTCGTTCTCGCGGACGAACAGACCGGCGGCAGAGGCCGCCTCGATCGCGAGTGGTCCTCGCCGAGCGGCGGCGTCTGGCTGAGCATCGTCCTCCGCCCCGATCTGCCGCCCGCCCGCGTCCCGGTGATCACGCTCGCCGCGGCGGTCGCGATCACCGACGCCGCCCGCGAGGCCGGCGTCGACGCCGAGATCAAGTGGCCCAACGACGTGCTCGTCGGCGAGCGCAAGCTCGCGGGCATCCTCACCGAGATGGAGGGCGAGGCCGACCGCGTCTCGTGGGTGATCCCCGGCCTCGGCATCAACGCGAACGTCGACGCCGAAGAGCTTCCAGAGGGCGCGACGAGCATCCAAGCGGAGGTCGGCGTTATCGAACGGCGGCTGTTCGTCCAGCGGCTTCTCGAACGATTCGACGAACTGCGCTCTGATCCCGAGGCCGTGCTCGACGCCTGGCGGGAGCGGGCGTCGACGCTCGGGCGGGACGTCCGTGTCGAGACGCCCGACGGCGTCGTCGAGGGCGAAGCGATAGACGTCGAGCTGCCGGGGACGCTGC